Proteins encoded within one genomic window of Terriglobus sp. TAA 43:
- a CDS encoding VOC family protein encodes MQDESMTSMNVRQAVPFFNVANMEASLRFYVDGLGFTMKRCWIPDSDQEHDKPNGKIRWCWLELGEAAIMLQEYIPERKPKEPLGSGVNICFQCEDALALYREFKSRGIQTRNRPFVGNRLWVVPVVDPDGYRMEFSSPTDAPEESELEE; translated from the coding sequence ATGCAGGACGAATCCATGACAAGCATGAACGTAAGACAAGCAGTTCCGTTCTTCAACGTAGCCAACATGGAAGCGTCGCTGCGATTCTATGTGGACGGTCTCGGTTTCACCATGAAGCGCTGCTGGATTCCAGACAGCGATCAAGAGCATGACAAGCCCAACGGCAAGATCCGCTGGTGCTGGCTTGAGCTAGGCGAGGCCGCGATCATGCTGCAGGAGTACATCCCGGAACGCAAACCGAAAGAACCGCTGGGATCAGGAGTCAACATCTGCTTTCAGTGCGAGGATGCGCTGGCTCTCTATCGCGAATTCAAATCACGTGGAATACAAACCCGCAATCGTCCATTTGTAGGAAACCGGTTATGGGTGGTTCCAGTTGTCGATCCTGACGGCTACCGCATGGAATTCTCCAGTCCCACAGACGCTCCCGAAGAGAGCGAACTCGAAGAGTAG
- a CDS encoding HAD-IA family hydrolase yields MDQSVTIWCKAILFDMDGTLVDSTAVVEQGWAKWASRHGLHLESILKFSHGRPGSATMEHFRPGHDHAADVAELAVHEETTLEGIVAIPGAMEFVKAIQGHPWAIVTSAWRTLATIRVNAAGLPMPEVLVPVDEISKGKPNPEGFLKAAEILGVQPKDCLVFEDTRPGIDAALSAGMQVVGLLTTMPAEQLQHDLLVQDFRAVSVTPQGDQLAVSLALANKA; encoded by the coding sequence ATGGATCAGTCCGTAACCATTTGGTGCAAAGCCATCCTGTTTGACATGGATGGCACACTTGTCGACTCAACTGCGGTCGTTGAACAAGGCTGGGCCAAATGGGCTTCACGTCATGGACTTCACCTCGAGTCCATCCTCAAGTTCTCGCACGGGCGTCCCGGATCTGCAACGATGGAGCACTTCCGCCCCGGGCACGATCACGCTGCAGACGTCGCAGAACTCGCAGTGCACGAAGAAACCACGCTGGAAGGCATCGTTGCCATTCCGGGCGCAATGGAATTTGTAAAAGCAATACAAGGCCATCCGTGGGCAATCGTCACATCAGCTTGGAGAACGTTGGCCACCATCCGCGTAAATGCTGCAGGACTACCAATGCCAGAAGTCCTCGTTCCAGTGGATGAGATCAGCAAGGGCAAACCAAATCCAGAAGGCTTCCTGAAAGCCGCAGAAATACTAGGCGTGCAGCCCAAAGACTGCCTCGTATTCGAAGACACACGCCCCGGCATCGACGCAGCGCTCAGCGCAGGCATGCAGGTAGTAGGCTTGCTGACGACCATGCCAGCAGAGCAACTGCAACACGATCTGTTAGTGCAAGACTTCCGCGCAGTATCCGTCACTCCGCAAGGCGATCAACTCGCAGTTTCACTGGCGCTCGCAAACAAAGCATAA
- a CDS encoding serine hydrolase encodes MDARWYPTLVIAYVDGDRSEVEAFGRLTNGAKPNGDTVYEIGSITKTFTGALLADAFRSGRVKSDTPVAALLPDYKVPARNGSSITLADLATQSSGLPYMPDNLRPADAANPYADYGAVKLKAFLAGYVLKRNPGEAYEYSNLGFGLLGVALTQPQHYGDALRAKIFQPLGMTMTSVGITDAMKMHLAKGHNNHNRETENWQFDDALAGCGSIDSTVNDMLRYLKANMGIGGTATTTSFQLAQQPLRDVNKTERIGMAWMTRASQPEDVIWHNGTTFGYASFIGITADRKRGVVILTNIGGSVDDLGFAALSDASLRSYKTVALDRSILSSDVGVFKNADGGLIKIYLQDGQLYAQAKGEDGIPLFPLSSEEFFTRIDGFHLIFHRNGDGRNDSVVLRQQGGADRVALRLEGADARAALSTF; translated from the coding sequence GTGGATGCCAGGTGGTATCCGACTTTGGTGATTGCGTATGTGGATGGTGATCGTAGTGAGGTGGAAGCATTTGGGCGGCTTACCAATGGAGCGAAGCCAAATGGAGACACCGTCTATGAAATTGGCTCGATCACTAAGACATTCACGGGGGCGTTGTTGGCAGATGCTTTCCGGTCAGGACGTGTGAAGTCTGATACGCCGGTGGCGGCTTTGCTACCGGATTACAAGGTTCCGGCTCGCAATGGTTCTTCGATCACGCTGGCGGATCTTGCAACGCAGTCTTCTGGATTGCCTTATATGCCGGATAATCTGAGGCCTGCGGATGCGGCGAATCCTTACGCTGATTATGGTGCGGTGAAGTTGAAGGCCTTTCTTGCTGGCTATGTATTGAAGCGCAATCCCGGTGAAGCTTATGAGTATTCGAACCTTGGTTTTGGATTGTTGGGTGTCGCTTTAACGCAGCCTCAGCACTATGGTGACGCCTTGCGAGCGAAGATTTTTCAGCCGCTTGGAATGACGATGACCTCGGTGGGGATTACAGATGCTATGAAGATGCATCTCGCGAAGGGGCATAACAATCACAACCGGGAGACGGAGAATTGGCAGTTTGATGATGCTCTTGCGGGGTGCGGGAGCATTGATAGTACGGTCAACGATATGCTGCGCTATTTGAAGGCAAACATGGGGATTGGCGGGACAGCGACGACGACGTCGTTTCAGTTAGCGCAGCAGCCTCTTCGTGACGTGAATAAGACAGAGCGCATTGGTATGGCGTGGATGACGCGTGCATCGCAGCCTGAGGATGTTATCTGGCATAACGGCACGACCTTTGGTTATGCGAGTTTTATCGGGATTACGGCAGATAGGAAACGTGGCGTCGTCATTCTGACGAATATTGGTGGGAGTGTTGACGATCTTGGTTTTGCAGCACTATCGGATGCGTCGCTGCGTTCCTATAAAACGGTGGCGTTGGATCGATCGATTCTCAGTAGCGATGTAGGCGTGTTCAAGAATGCTGATGGCGGCTTGATCAAAATCTATCTTCAGGATGGCCAGCTGTATGCCCAGGCTAAGGGAGAGGATGGGATTCCACTGTTTCCGCTGTCTTCAGAAGAATTCTTCACGCGTATTGATGGATTCCATTTGATCTTTCATCGCAATGGCGACGGGCGCAACGACAGTGTTGTTCTTCGTCAGCAGGGCGGTGCTGATCGCGTTGCTCTTAGGCTTGAGGGTGCGGACGCTCGTGCGGCGCTTTCCACGTTTTAG
- a CDS encoding HAMP domain-containing sensor histidine kinase, whose protein sequence is MKLFFRTMLITWAVMSLVALLALSLPSIFKPFGARAVPFHTLERCAERAVLQHQSGQPQLHEDDSACANGRLVAANDTAGTDLTGRSLSADQIQMVQNAEHSGGFVVKFSPEGTDVALRIDSAPQPNVYLATIPSAEPHFLFRHLSTLSPIFIAGFLSLFVAAYVVRPLTGLNTATEKFGGGDLKVRVQPPLATRKDELGDLARTFNGMAGRIESLVIGYKDFLAHASHELGSPLTRLNIALALARRKAGQDLEQELERISQESYRLNSLVHEMLLLARIESGNEVNKEPTLFDMRIIIEEAHRDAMFEAEQHQKTVEIAVVESFVVRGYPVLLQRAVDNVLRNAVRFARQHVTIEVSLSRVETLPKGLIVIRDDGPGIKPGQEEAIFEPFVTLSGSEPTGISGGSGLGLAIARQAVLANGGSISAQPARNGGLVIAIELPAES, encoded by the coding sequence ATGAAGTTGTTCTTTCGCACCATGCTCATCACCTGGGCCGTGATGTCGCTCGTTGCATTATTGGCGTTATCCCTGCCATCTATCTTCAAACCATTTGGAGCAAGGGCCGTTCCGTTTCACACGCTGGAACGATGTGCCGAACGAGCAGTGCTGCAACATCAGAGTGGTCAACCGCAACTTCACGAAGATGACTCTGCTTGCGCGAATGGCCGACTCGTGGCCGCCAACGATACTGCCGGGACTGACCTTACGGGCCGTTCTCTCTCCGCCGATCAAATACAGATGGTGCAGAACGCGGAGCACAGTGGTGGCTTCGTGGTGAAGTTTTCGCCAGAGGGCACAGATGTGGCGCTCCGCATCGATTCTGCTCCACAGCCGAATGTCTATCTAGCAACCATTCCCTCTGCAGAGCCGCACTTTTTATTTCGCCATCTCAGCACACTGTCGCCGATCTTCATCGCGGGCTTTCTCTCTCTGTTTGTAGCGGCTTATGTTGTGCGTCCACTGACCGGCCTGAATACCGCGACGGAGAAGTTTGGAGGCGGAGATCTGAAGGTGAGAGTCCAGCCGCCGCTTGCAACACGCAAGGATGAGTTGGGGGACCTGGCTCGTACGTTCAATGGGATGGCTGGACGAATTGAGTCTCTGGTTATTGGATACAAAGATTTTTTGGCGCACGCATCGCATGAACTCGGCTCTCCTCTTACGCGCCTGAATATCGCGCTGGCATTGGCACGAAGGAAAGCTGGTCAGGATCTCGAACAGGAACTGGAGCGCATAAGCCAAGAGTCGTATCGCCTCAACAGCCTGGTACACGAGATGTTGTTGCTCGCGAGAATTGAGAGCGGGAACGAAGTGAATAAAGAACCAACTCTTTTCGATATGCGAATAATCATCGAAGAGGCGCACCGTGATGCAATGTTCGAGGCCGAGCAACATCAGAAAACTGTTGAGATTGCGGTGGTCGAGAGCTTCGTGGTTCGTGGTTATCCTGTTCTTCTTCAACGAGCCGTAGACAACGTTCTTCGTAATGCAGTTCGATTTGCGCGGCAACACGTCACGATCGAAGTCTCGCTCTCACGAGTTGAAACGCTGCCCAAGGGGCTCATCGTTATTCGAGATGATGGACCTGGTATTAAGCCCGGACAAGAGGAAGCAATTTTTGAACCGTTCGTAACATTGTCAGGATCCGAACCAACTGGCATAAGCGGAGGATCGGGACTCGGACTCGCTATTGCGCGACAGGCCGTCCTTGCGAATGGCGGTTCCATCTCCGCTCAGCCGGCACGCAACGGTGGCCTGGTTATTGCGATTGAGTTGCCTGCGGAATCATAG